TACGCATCCAGCGGCTTTTTGGCTGGATCCTGAACATACGACTTTAGCTTCTGACTGGCATGAAAAGTCACCACCCGACGCGCCGCAATTGGGATCTCTTCCCCAGTTTTTGGGTTGCGGCCAGGCCGCTGTGGTTTGTCACGCAGCTGAAAGTTGCCAAAGCCCGAGAGCTTCACACTGCGGCCGGCGACCAAGGTCTCGCGAATTTCTTCAAAAAAGATATCCACGACCTCCTTCGCCTCGCGTTTATTGAGCCCAACGACCTCGAAAAGAAGATCGGCCAACTCGGCCTTGGTCAGCGTGTCATCGACCGATTCGAGCCCGGCGAAGTCCAGCAGATTGATCACCGGCTCAACGCTGGGGTTGGTGGCATAGGCCAGAGATGCGTCGAGTGACTTTGGATTGGTTT
The nucleotide sequence above comes from beta proteobacterium MWH-UniP1. Encoded proteins:
- a CDS encoding integration host factor subunit alpha, which codes for MDFAGLESVDDTLTKAELADLLFEVVGLNKREAKEVVDIFFEEIRETLVAGRSVKLSGFGNFQLRDKPQRPGRNPKTGEEIPIAARRVVTFHASQKLKSYVQDPAKKPLDAYVDDIAGT